The nucleotide window TTTTTCCTTTGAAAGCAACCCAACTAATTCTTCAAAAGAAGAAACCAATTCGAATTACGcccttcctcttcctcctcctcctcctcttttgTCCTTTTTCCAATCTCCCTTTGACGAAAATATCTTCCAGGAACACCACCATGACTTCCTCCTACTTCACCACTCTCTAGCTGACTCTGGAGTACTCACCAAAAACCTTGACGTTGCGGCCGAAATCTCGCCAATTCCTTGCCCTGGAGAAGGCTCAATTGCGATGGAGCACACTCCAAGAAAGAGATCCAGCAAGAGAGATCGCCACAGCAAGATCAACACCGCACGGGGCCTCAGAGATCGAAGAATGAGGTTGTCCCTCGAAGTCGCGAAGCGGTTTTTTGGGTTGCAAGACATGCTAGGCTTTGACAAGGCCAGCAAAACCGTGGATTGGTTACTAAACCAAGCAAAGGGTGAAATCAAACAACTTGGAAGGGAAAAAACAAGTGTTGGTGGTGCGAAGAGTGCATCATCAACTTCGGAATGCGAAGGGGTGTCTAGCTTGGACGAGGTTGTAGTGAGTGGAGGAGTTAACGAGGAGCAAGAGAGGGAGACAGTACCAAACATGAAGAGAAGAACAAACAAGGTTTGTAGAAAGAGTGCATTCAATCCTATTGATAAGGAATCGAGGGAAAAGGCAAGAGAAAGGGCAAGAGAAAGAACAAGAGAGAAGATGAGAACTCGGAGAGTACTTGCTGATGCATCAAACCTGAACCGTTTGAGTTCTTGGAACCCCTTTGAAACGGTTGAAGACTCTGCGGGTACTACTCATCAAAGCCAAAGCGTGAACCATCCCTCCTTGGATGTGCACCTTCCTGAGGCTGATCAAGAACCAAGTTCTCACAACGCGAAGGAGCATTGGGGAGAGAACATGGCGCATGAAGATAATTCTTTGGCGATCATGAACAAGTGGAGCCCAACTATGATGTTCAATTCTCTTCACAACTCAGGAGTCCTTCAGGAAGTAAGTtcaaattagttaattaattggTTGCACTTAACTTCAAATAGACATA belongs to Glycine soja cultivar W05 chromosome 5, ASM419377v2, whole genome shotgun sequence and includes:
- the LOC114411735 gene encoding transcription factor CYCLOIDEA-like; its protein translation is MYSSNTSLNGNELISYPNQPFCFRPFSFESNPTNSSKEETNSNYALPLPPPPPLLSFFQSPFDENIFQEHHHDFLLLHHSLADSGVLTKNLDVAAEISPIPCPGEGSIAMEHTPRKRSSKRDRHSKINTARGLRDRRMRLSLEVAKRFFGLQDMLGFDKASKTVDWLLNQAKGEIKQLGREKTSVGGAKSASSTSECEGVSSLDEVVVSGGVNEEQERETVPNMKRRTNKVCRKSAFNPIDKESREKARERARERTREKMRTRRVLADASNLNRLSSWNPFETVEDSAGTTHQSQSVNHPSLDVHLPEADQEPSSHNAKEHWGENMAHEDNSLAIMNKWSPTMMFNSLHNSGVLQEHQFAEFQSLGKPWEAYSNHI